The Ancylothrix sp. D3o genome has a window encoding:
- a CDS encoding nucleotidyltransferase domain-containing protein: protein MNSIAEKCKNILKNHYGDKLAGVILYGSFARHQARADSDIDLLVLLKQPFDYFKELRMIVDILYIVQLESDYLISAKPASIDEFENGAIQLYRNAKEEGVML from the coding sequence ATTGCAGAAAAATGTAAAAACATCCTCAAAAATCACTACGGTGATAAACTTGCCGGGGTTATACTTTACGGATCATTTGCTCGCCATCAAGCAAGAGCAGATAGCGATATAGATTTGCTTGTCTTGCTTAAACAACCGTTTGATTATTTCAAAGAATTAAGGATGATTGTAGACATTCTTTATATCGTCCAATTGGAATCAGATTATTTAATTTCAGCTAAACCGGCATCAATTGATGAATTCGAGAATGGCGCTATCCAACTTTACCGAAACGCCAAAGAAGAAGGAGTTATGCTGTGA
- a CDS encoding HEPN domain-containing protein, which translates to MTNSYESEISVNLERAEESIQAAKILAAAGYFDFAASRAYYTAFYAAIAAILSQGLRFKQHRSVIKAIHKDFVKTGIIEKEYGKNLNWLFELRSIGDYGESRHVLPEEAQEAIVAGEAFLNKIKEILGRS; encoded by the coding sequence GTGACTAACTCCTACGAGTCTGAAATATCTGTTAACCTTGAACGAGCCGAAGAGTCAATCCAGGCAGCGAAAATATTAGCAGCGGCGGGATATTTTGATTTTGCTGCCTCCCGTGCTTACTACACAGCCTTTTATGCAGCAATCGCAGCAATTTTATCCCAAGGTTTGCGCTTTAAACAACATAGAAGCGTGATTAAAGCGATTCATAAAGACTTTGTAAAAACCGGAATTATTGAAAAAGAATATGGCAAAAATTTAAACTGGCTATTTGAATTGCGAAGCATCGGAGATTATGGGGAAAGTCGTCATGTTTTACCAGAGGAAGCGCAAGAAGCTATTGTGGCCGGTGAAGCTTTTTTAAATAAAATAAAAGAAATCCTTGGCAGAAGCTAA
- a CDS encoding PHP domain-containing protein: MLELHCHTTYSDGTLTPTELVNKAVKAGVKALAITDHDTVAGWNDAFNAAAPHNLEIVPGLELSTVHNGRSLHILGFYPDAEKIRAPLHERLEGRKRRAQEMAAKLAELGYPIELPEMPANMAPGRPHIASALVKAGHVSSSREAFDRWLGDDGPAYVHYDKFSISDGINLLKSCGAVPVWAHPYLFRGGDVETTLKELVEAGLMGVEVYHPNHTPSQTENLKKLCREYNLIITGGSDYHGPNAEFKASEATTLNMLHIPLELLEPVKQAAATLK; the protein is encoded by the coding sequence ATGCTAGAACTCCACTGTCACACAACCTACTCCGACGGCACCCTCACCCCCACCGAACTTGTAAATAAAGCTGTGAAAGCGGGAGTAAAAGCCCTCGCCATCACCGATCACGACACCGTAGCCGGCTGGAATGACGCCTTCAACGCCGCCGCACCTCACAACCTAGAAATTGTACCCGGCCTCGAACTTAGTACCGTCCATAATGGGCGCTCACTACATATACTTGGATTTTACCCTGATGCCGAAAAAATCCGCGCCCCCCTCCACGAACGCCTGGAAGGGCGCAAACGCCGTGCTCAAGAAATGGCAGCAAAACTTGCAGAACTAGGCTATCCCATCGAATTACCAGAAATGCCGGCCAATATGGCACCCGGACGCCCTCACATCGCCTCAGCATTGGTAAAAGCCGGCCACGTTTCCTCCTCCCGTGAAGCGTTCGACCGCTGGCTAGGAGATGACGGCCCCGCGTACGTTCATTACGATAAATTCTCCATATCCGATGGAATAAACCTCTTAAAAAGTTGCGGTGCGGTGCCGGTTTGGGCACACCCTTATTTATTTCGCGGTGGTGACGTTGAAACCACCCTCAAAGAATTAGTAGAAGCCGGTTTGATGGGAGTTGAAGTTTATCACCCAAACCATACTCCTAGCCAAACAGAAAACCTCAAAAAATTGTGTCGAGAATATAACTTAATTATCACCGGCGGTAGCGATTATCACGGCCCCAATGCTGAGTTTAAAGCCAGCGAAGCCACTACTCTTAATATGCTGCATATTCCCTTGGAATTATTAGAGCCGGTGAAGCAAGCTGCCGCCACTTTAAAATAG
- a CDS encoding NfeD family protein, producing the protein MFHFISHLFSVSPYCSNPNCHRTKLRVREELGDHEEIAIVDETILGPSKKGRVRFQGTWWPARCETEIVLEPGQKVRVIGIQRITLIVEPLWMM; encoded by the coding sequence ATGTTTCACTTTATAAGCCATTTATTTTCAGTTTCTCCTTATTGCTCAAATCCCAACTGCCATAGAACAAAACTTAGAGTCCGCGAAGAACTCGGAGATCACGAAGAAATTGCTATTGTTGATGAAACAATCCTGGGCCCTAGTAAAAAAGGAAGAGTGAGATTTCAAGGAACCTGGTGGCCGGCACGTTGCGAAACAGAAATTGTTTTAGAACCAGGCCAAAAAGTTCGAGTAATCGGCATACAGCGCATTACCTTAATTGTTGAACCGCTGTGGATGATGTAA
- a CDS encoding fasciclin domain-containing protein — MADIVDIAVSSDSFKTLVTAVQAAGLVETLKSPGPFTVFAPTDDAFAKLPPGTIQTLVQNIPQLTRILTYHVVAGKLMKADLEKLGVVTSIEGAPIPIDCSDGFEVKNATVVAGDIEADNGVIHVIDNVILMG; from the coding sequence ATGGCTGATATTGTGGATATTGCGGTGAGTTCCGACTCGTTTAAGACGCTTGTTACTGCTGTTCAAGCTGCCGGTTTGGTGGAAACGCTGAAAAGTCCGGGCCCGTTTACGGTTTTTGCGCCAACAGATGATGCTTTTGCAAAGCTTCCCCCCGGAACTATACAAACGCTGGTACAAAATATTCCCCAACTTACGAGAATTTTGACTTATCATGTTGTCGCCGGTAAATTAATGAAGGCGGATTTAGAAAAGTTGGGTGTGGTGACTTCGATTGAAGGTGCACCGATTCCAATTGATTGTTCTGATGGTTTTGAAGTGAAAAATGCTACGGTTGTTGCGGGAGATATCGAAGCTGATAATGGGGTTATTCATGTGATAGACAATGTAATTTTAATGGGTTAA
- a CDS encoding phosphate-starvation-inducible PsiE family protein has protein sequence MDNLEQPPVNRAEKWLTRFWVIPILETIQDLIVISLCIGLFCFMVLQLREMFFSLLPPLNFKEVTADILFLLILVELFRLLILYLQEQRISIGVAVEVSIVSVLREVIVRGVLETAWVQILSTGAFLLVLAAILLVRAWIPPTFEGVDPERRIVQRYKEKQLKETFDSQIYADKNGH, from the coding sequence ATGGACAACTTAGAACAACCACCCGTTAACCGTGCCGAAAAATGGTTAACTCGCTTTTGGGTAATTCCAATTCTCGAAACCATCCAAGACTTAATCGTAATTTCCCTATGTATTGGCTTATTTTGCTTCATGGTTCTACAGCTTCGAGAAATGTTTTTCTCCCTGCTTCCGCCATTAAACTTTAAAGAAGTCACAGCCGATATTTTATTTCTCTTGATTCTAGTTGAACTGTTTCGCCTTTTGATTCTTTACTTACAAGAACAGCGCATTTCTATTGGTGTTGCTGTGGAAGTTTCTATCGTGTCTGTTTTGCGAGAAGTTATTGTCCGAGGAGTCTTAGAAACAGCATGGGTGCAAATATTATCCACCGGTGCCTTTTTACTTGTTTTAGCCGCAATTCTCCTTGTTCGCGCTTGGATACCTCCAACCTTTGAAGGAGTAGATCCAGAACGCCGCATCGTCCAACGCTACAAAGAAAAGCAACTCAAAGAGACTTTTGATAGTCAAATATACGCCGACAAAAACGGTCATTAA
- a CDS encoding DNA cytosine methyltransferase, translating into MIGEFMNEYLFLLNNLLRPLEEKNKAIAVSLFSGGGGLDLGLSWAGFDIKYANDTVTSYCHTIAYNFPHCIAETKDIRTVTGAEIKDKIKENSITLLAGGPPCQAFSILGQRGSFSDARGQLVFEYIRLVNELQPAAFIFENVPGLLTLNKGKDWQKLLSYFQEKTGYFIQQPQVLNAANYGVPQIRKRVFVVGFRQEKIFNFPPPTHPDSANWIPAKLALEDVENLPNHEIRIHGDRVRERYEKLAPGSRDKIDHSDRINPEKPSRTVLVGSAGGGGRPHIHPYFPRHITVREAARLQSFPDWYKFLGTTTAQYRQVGNAVPPLLALAIGNSLKEALEKNP; encoded by the coding sequence TTGATTGGTGAATTTATGAATGAATATTTGTTTTTATTAAATAATTTGCTTCGGCCTTTAGAAGAAAAAAATAAAGCAATTGCTGTTTCTTTATTTTCGGGAGGTGGTGGCTTAGATTTAGGGTTATCTTGGGCCGGCTTTGATATTAAATATGCTAACGATACTGTAACCTCTTATTGCCATACCATTGCTTACAATTTTCCTCATTGTATAGCCGAAACCAAAGATATCCGCACTGTAACCGGCGCAGAAATTAAAGACAAAATCAAAGAAAATTCGATTACCCTGTTGGCCGGCGGGCCCCCCTGTCAAGCCTTCAGTATTTTAGGACAGCGGGGTTCCTTTTCGGATGCACGGGGACAGCTAGTTTTTGAATATATCCGCTTGGTGAATGAATTACAACCGGCAGCCTTTATTTTTGAAAATGTGCCTGGTTTATTAACCTTAAATAAAGGCAAAGATTGGCAGAAATTACTTTCATATTTTCAAGAAAAAACCGGCTATTTTATCCAACAGCCGCAAGTATTAAATGCCGCAAATTATGGAGTACCGCAAATTCGTAAACGGGTATTTGTCGTAGGGTTTCGGCAAGAAAAAATATTTAATTTTCCGCCACCCACACACCCAGACTCAGCAAACTGGATACCAGCAAAGTTAGCCTTAGAAGATGTCGAAAATTTACCAAATCACGAGATTAGAATTCATGGCGATAGAGTGAGAGAAAGGTATGAAAAACTAGCCCCAGGAAGCCGAGATAAAATAGATCATAGCGATAGAATTAATCCTGAAAAACCCTCACGCACAGTGTTAGTAGGTTCCGCTGGGGGTGGGGGTAGACCACATATTCATCCTTATTTTCCCCGCCATATTACAGTCAGAGAAGCGGCGCGTTTGCAGTCGTTTCCTGATTGGTATAAATTTTTAGGAACAACAACAGCACAATACCGGCAAGTAGGAAACGCAGTACCGCCGTTATTAGCATTAGCTATTGGCAACTCTCTGAAAGAAGCTTTAGAAAAAAACCCTTAA
- a CDS encoding RNA polymerase sigma factor, whose product MENNGNGNLKIRSSFQSVAASTLWDETENKNASFWQEWQTHQDYLSHCCLKWMNSNPIDAEEVLSQAMLKAWNEWQNYGSQIKCPKAWLTQIVHNFCINLHRKQKRETLIIENIDEIKFEDYSALYSNLGFTEPNLIDLELQAYIYHKIDCLPPTLRETFVLYHCQNKSYQDIAKLFPFSEENVRKCVRKAGRILRRHLIKYLAGEDKTSLNCSSPALKLVIPLPEKSQPECNWESLIPPKSQDEEISYQVTVLCQESLSHYLYSSFNSLAWR is encoded by the coding sequence ATGGAAAACAATGGCAATGGAAATCTAAAAATCAGGTCATCTTTTCAATCAGTGGCTGCATCAACTTTGTGGGATGAAACAGAAAATAAAAATGCAAGTTTTTGGCAAGAATGGCAGACGCATCAAGATTATCTTTCCCATTGCTGTCTCAAGTGGATGAACTCAAACCCAATTGATGCCGAAGAAGTATTGAGTCAGGCAATGCTTAAAGCCTGGAATGAATGGCAAAACTATGGAAGTCAAATTAAATGTCCTAAAGCTTGGTTAACTCAAATTGTCCATAATTTTTGCATAAATTTGCATCGAAAACAAAAACGAGAAACATTAATAATTGAAAACATAGACGAGATTAAATTTGAAGATTATTCAGCACTTTATTCTAACTTAGGATTTACTGAACCTAATCTTATAGACCTGGAATTGCAGGCATATATCTACCATAAAATTGACTGCTTGCCTCCGACACTCCGCGAGACTTTTGTCTTATACCACTGCCAAAATAAATCTTATCAAGATATTGCCAAGCTCTTTCCATTCTCTGAAGAAAACGTCCGCAAATGCGTGAGAAAAGCCGGACGTATTCTGCGAAGGCATTTAATCAAATATCTGGCCGGTGAAGATAAGACTTCTTTAAATTGTTCCTCGCCCGCCTTAAAGTTGGTAATTCCTTTGCCAGAAAAGTCACAACCCGAATGCAATTGGGAATCACTAATTCCCCCAAAAAGCCAGGATGAAGAAATTAGCTATCAAGTCACCGTACTATGTCAGGAAAGCTTATCACATTACTTGTACAGTTCCTTCAATTCTCTAGCCTGGAGATGA
- a CDS encoding tetratricopeptide repeat protein, which translates to MSGHFTTSLVQFCQSSGLEMNVHFFLEEKPARQEQKLNTLSKYVQKYPQGWKKRLELANLLYQMGNWHQAVAEYHQVIERQPKLMGVRLQLGKILQIMKREKEAIEVYEKALFCYENEATQHHIKGLIAVCRGESDKAIIAFNLATHLEPEIVVHWLALAQVYQQIENHLGVLSAVEQILAINPDDIVALIYSHDANLAVGDMSAATEQLSKLIALFPNDFRVMQRQIEQRLQMRLVSATEGKLTKSMITSLLRQTPHGAEAHNSLGYYHIFRGDWRQGVEVLAEFTTEHPNHPYGWYYYGRCLYDTGEYQKAAQMMANAYQLYPDNCEIYRVLCEILPAAKRWEELRFVVEQMLKRFPERWSVWATAGRVLVEHFKEIERGCKVSVQATKLQPQLADAWFRHGRVLALALKHQEAVEALEKGWKLLPAGISLQFVPTALWLAESYQVLGDVGASQRWWKVAGEGCQELRTFNPAMADYWLGRVLVGLRDRLGAVQAYESALSQQLLYPARGEVEKSLLRLKGKRGKGSRG; encoded by the coding sequence ATGTCTGGACACTTTACAACATCATTGGTGCAGTTCTGTCAATCCTCTGGGCTGGAGATGAATGTTCACTTTTTCTTAGAAGAAAAGCCGGCTAGACAAGAGCAGAAATTGAACACTTTAAGTAAGTATGTCCAGAAATATCCCCAAGGATGGAAAAAAAGGTTAGAACTAGCTAATTTGCTTTACCAGATGGGAAACTGGCACCAAGCCGTTGCAGAATATCATCAAGTGATTGAGCGACAACCAAAATTAATGGGTGTGCGGCTGCAACTGGGGAAAATCTTGCAGATAATGAAACGAGAAAAAGAGGCAATAGAAGTCTATGAAAAAGCCTTATTTTGTTACGAAAACGAAGCAACTCAGCATCATATCAAGGGATTGATTGCAGTTTGTCGGGGTGAGAGTGACAAAGCAATTATTGCCTTTAATTTAGCAACTCATTTAGAACCTGAAATAGTCGTTCACTGGCTGGCTTTGGCACAGGTGTATCAGCAGATAGAAAATCATCTTGGCGTGCTCAGTGCTGTGGAGCAAATTTTGGCAATTAACCCAGATGATATTGTGGCGTTGATTTACAGCCATGATGCGAATCTGGCGGTGGGGGATATGAGCGCCGCAACAGAGCAGTTGAGCAAGCTTATAGCTCTATTTCCCAATGATTTTAGGGTAATGCAAAGACAAATCGAGCAACGTCTTCAGATGAGGTTAGTTTCTGCCACAGAGGGGAAACTAACGAAAAGTATGATTACCTCTTTACTACGGCAAACTCCTCATGGGGCTGAGGCTCACAATTCTCTGGGCTATTATCACATCTTCCGAGGCGATTGGCGGCAAGGTGTGGAGGTGTTAGCAGAGTTTACCACCGAACACCCCAATCATCCTTATGGTTGGTATTACTATGGCCGGTGCTTATACGACACGGGAGAATATCAAAAAGCAGCACAGATGATGGCGAATGCTTATCAACTGTATCCCGATAATTGTGAAATTTATCGCGTATTATGTGAAATTTTACCGGCTGCCAAACGCTGGGAAGAATTGCGTTTTGTGGTAGAACAGATGCTGAAACGATTTCCTGAACGTTGGAGTGTTTGGGCGACTGCGGGGCGGGTGTTGGTGGAACATTTCAAAGAAATTGAACGAGGATGTAAAGTTTCTGTTCAGGCGACAAAACTTCAGCCGCAGTTAGCTGATGCTTGGTTTCGTCATGGGCGGGTGTTGGCTTTGGCGCTTAAACATCAAGAAGCGGTGGAGGCGTTGGAGAAAGGATGGAAGTTGTTACCAGCGGGAATTTCTCTGCAATTCGTGCCGACGGCGTTGTGGCTGGCGGAGAGTTACCAGGTGCTGGGGGATGTTGGGGCTAGTCAGCGGTGGTGGAAAGTTGCCGGTGAGGGATGTCAGGAATTGAGAACGTTTAACCCGGCTATGGCTGATTACTGGTTAGGGAGAGTCTTGGTGGGGTTGAGGGATAGGTTGGGGGCGGTACAGGCTTATGAAAGTGCTTTGAGTCAGCAGTTGTTGTATCCAGCGCGTGGGGAGGTTGAGAAGAGTTTGCTGCGGTTGAAGGGTAAGAGGGGGAAGGGTTCTAGGGGTTGA
- the lepB gene encoding signal peptidase I, with the protein MANTEQISKEPWLAVNLSKIFPGIGQIYAGNVLRGIIWIIAYIGLLIFIIYSLINPQINLGITLIFTGIYLFLSVANFFDAHRCAKKANQPHFESQRKSSKDPWLAVFWTSFILGAGHLYIKKTLIGCGLLFFWVLGLIIPPLGLLQILLTPFIAYHAYKATPTNRPKSQKYLKSLIALVIILPLVISVVMSGAIRLYIAEARYIPSDSMQPTLQINDRLIIDKITYQSQAPQRGDIIVFNPTESLIQQNFKDAFLKRVIGLGGEKVEVKEGQVYINNQPLEESYIAEKPDYQYGPITVANNEYFVLGDNRNNAYDSHYWGFVPRQNIIGKATKKFWPPQRSGSIEKVNY; encoded by the coding sequence ATGGCTAACACAGAACAAATTTCAAAAGAACCTTGGCTGGCAGTTAATTTATCCAAAATATTCCCTGGAATTGGACAAATCTATGCCGGCAATGTTTTGAGGGGAATTATTTGGATAATTGCTTATATTGGTTTATTGATTTTTATAATTTATTCCTTAATCAATCCTCAAATAAATTTGGGAATAACTTTAATATTTACAGGGATTTATTTATTCTTGAGTGTAGCAAATTTTTTTGATGCTCATCGCTGTGCAAAAAAAGCAAATCAGCCGCACTTTGAAAGCCAAAGAAAAAGTAGCAAAGACCCCTGGCTGGCTGTATTTTGGACATCCTTTATTTTAGGGGCCGGTCATCTTTATATCAAAAAAACATTAATTGGTTGTGGTTTGTTATTTTTTTGGGTCTTAGGATTAATTATTCCCCCGCTAGGATTGTTGCAAATTTTACTAACTCCTTTTATTGCTTATCACGCCTATAAAGCCACTCCTACAAATCGGCCAAAATCGCAAAAATATCTTAAAAGTTTGATAGCATTAGTCATAATTTTGCCATTGGTAATTTCTGTGGTTATGAGTGGGGCAATCAGATTATATATTGCTGAAGCCCGCTATATTCCCAGTGATTCAATGCAGCCAACACTACAAATTAATGACCGCTTAATTATTGATAAAATAACCTATCAATCCCAAGCACCACAACGGGGAGATATCATAGTTTTTAATCCTACCGAAAGTCTCATTCAGCAAAATTTTAAAGACGCTTTTCTTAAGCGTGTAATAGGTCTAGGCGGAGAAAAAGTAGAGGTAAAAGAAGGCCAGGTTTATATCAACAATCAGCCTTTAGAAGAAAGCTATATTGCAGAGAAACCCGATTATCAATACGGCCCCATAACAGTAGCCAACAACGAGTATTTTGTGCTAGGAGATAACAGAAATAATGCTTATGATAGCCATTATTGGGGCTTTGTACCAAGGCAAAATATTATTGGCAAGGCAACTAAAAAGTTTTGGCCTCCTCAGCGGAGCGGTTCCATTGAAAAAGTAAACTATTAA
- the crtH gene encoding carotenoid isomerase: MPASAQNKATLNPIPSQGPAEGQSDKAFDVIVIGSGIGGLVTATQLASKGAKVLVLESYIIPGGSAGYFEREGYHFDVGASMIFGFGSKGTTNLLTRALSAVNVSLETIPDPVQIHYHLPGDLELQVHRNYEKFLQELTERFPHEREGIRRFYDECWKVFNCLNAMELLSLEEPRYLMRVFFQHPLACLGLVKYLPLNAGDIARKFISDPELLRFIDIECYCWSVVPADMTPMINAGMVFSDRHYGGINYPKGGVGQIAQKLADGLEKAGSQIRYKSKVSKIITEKGRAVGVQLVSGEVYKAKRIVSNATRWDTFGKLLPATEIPFAEQKWQERYKKSPSFLSLHLGVEEDLVPVGTACHHILLDKWQEMEQPEGTIFVSIPTLLDPDLAPKGYHIIHAFTPSWIDDWEGLSASEYEEKKEQAGWRVIDRLEKIFPGIDKKLDFMEIGTARSHRRFLGREDGTYGPIPQRKLMGLLGMPFNRTSIPGLYCVGDSTFPGQGLNAVAFSGFACAHRIAVDLGL; the protein is encoded by the coding sequence ATGCCAGCTTCTGCTCAAAATAAAGCCACCCTCAACCCCATCCCCTCCCAGGGGCCGGCGGAGGGTCAATCTGATAAAGCCTTTGATGTTATTGTTATTGGCTCTGGAATTGGCGGTTTAGTCACCGCAACCCAACTGGCCAGCAAAGGCGCAAAAGTCCTCGTTCTGGAAAGCTACATTATCCCCGGTGGTAGCGCTGGGTATTTTGAGCGCGAAGGCTACCATTTTGATGTTGGTGCCTCGATGATTTTTGGCTTCGGCTCCAAAGGCACCACCAACCTGCTCACCAGAGCGCTTTCTGCCGTTAACGTCAGCCTCGAAACCATCCCCGATCCCGTCCAAATTCACTATCATTTACCGGGTGACTTAGAGCTACAAGTCCACCGGAATTATGAGAAATTTTTGCAAGAACTAACCGAACGATTTCCCCACGAACGCGAGGGAATCCGTCGGTTTTATGATGAGTGTTGGAAAGTCTTTAACTGCCTCAACGCGATGGAACTCTTATCGCTAGAGGAACCCAGGTATTTAATGCGGGTATTTTTCCAGCATCCGCTCGCTTGTTTGGGGTTGGTAAAATATTTGCCTTTAAATGCTGGAGATATTGCCCGGAAATTCATTAGTGACCCGGAGTTGTTGAGGTTTATTGACATTGAGTGTTATTGTTGGTCGGTGGTGCCGGCAGATATGACACCAATGATTAATGCCGGTATGGTATTTTCTGACCGGCACTATGGGGGAATTAATTATCCCAAAGGCGGAGTCGGCCAAATTGCTCAAAAACTCGCAGACGGTTTAGAAAAAGCCGGTTCACAGATTCGCTATAAATCAAAAGTCAGTAAAATTATCACCGAAAAAGGCCGAGCAGTTGGCGTGCAATTGGTGAGTGGGGAAGTGTATAAAGCCAAGCGGATTGTTTCTAATGCAACTCGTTGGGATACCTTTGGAAAACTATTGCCGGCTACCGAAATACCTTTTGCTGAGCAGAAATGGCAAGAACGTTATAAAAAGTCGCCAAGTTTTTTAAGTTTGCATTTGGGAGTTGAGGAAGATTTAGTGCCGGTGGGTACAGCTTGCCATCATATTTTGCTGGATAAATGGCAAGAAATGGAACAGCCAGAAGGCACAATTTTTGTTTCTATTCCTACCTTGCTTGATCCAGATTTAGCGCCCAAAGGTTATCACATTATCCATGCTTTTACGCCCAGTTGGATCGATGATTGGGAAGGGTTATCGGCGAGTGAATATGAAGAGAAAAAAGAGCAAGCGGGGTGGCGTGTAATTGACCGCTTAGAGAAGATTTTTCCGGGGATAGATAAAAAATTGGATTTCATGGAAATAGGGACTGCTCGCTCACACCGGCGCTTTTTAGGCCGGGAAGATGGAACATACGGGCCAATTCCTCAACGTAAATTAATGGGGTTATTAGGAATGCCTTTTAACCGCACATCAATTCCGGGGTTATATTGTGTTGGAGACAGCACTTTTCCGGGGCAAGGTTTAAATGCGGTGGCATTTTCTGGGTTTGCTTGTGCTCATCGCATTGCTGTTGATTTAGGATTGTAA
- the upp gene encoding uracil phosphoribosyltransferase encodes MSIQMRVYVPPHPLIKHWLAVARDALTPTPLFRSAMTELGRWLTYEASRDWLPTEETAVQTPLAPCPATMVSPEVPVVVVPILRAGLALLEGAQAVLPLAGIYHVGMVRNEETLEVSCYLNKLPEQFAPQTRVLISEPMLATGGTIMAVMGELTKRGVDPALVRIISVVVAPPALQKLSVAYPSLNIYTATIDETVNEQGFIVPGLGDAGDRTFGT; translated from the coding sequence ATGAGTATTCAAATGCGGGTCTACGTTCCTCCCCATCCGTTGATTAAGCACTGGCTGGCTGTGGCCCGCGATGCGCTGACGCCGACGCCGTTGTTTCGCAGTGCGATGACGGAGTTGGGCCGGTGGTTGACTTATGAGGCGAGTCGAGATTGGTTGCCAACGGAAGAAACAGCGGTGCAAACGCCTTTGGCTCCTTGTCCTGCAACGATGGTATCGCCAGAGGTGCCGGTGGTGGTGGTGCCGATTTTGCGGGCCGGTTTGGCTTTGCTAGAAGGTGCCCAGGCGGTGTTGCCTTTGGCGGGAATTTATCATGTAGGCATGGTGAGAAATGAGGAGACGCTGGAAGTTAGCTGTTATTTGAATAAGTTACCAGAACAGTTTGCTCCGCAGACGCGGGTGTTGATCAGTGAGCCGATGTTGGCGACTGGTGGGACAATTATGGCGGTGATGGGGGAATTGACGAAACGGGGGGTAGATCCGGCTTTGGTAAGGATTATTTCGGTGGTGGTGGCGCCGCCGGCTCTGCAAAAGTTGAGTGTGGCTTATCCCAGTTTGAATATTTATACGGCAACGATTGATGAAACAGTGAATGAACAGGGGTTTATTGTGCCTGGGTTGGGTGATGCCGGTGATAGAACTTTTGGAACTTAG
- a CDS encoding YggT family protein → MSSAVLLLVNALVQFLAIYNVLLVVRILLSWFPNIDFYNPPFSILSQLTDPYLNLFRSLIPPIGGLDFSPFLAFILLNVLQSVIGQIPALLSFPTAGF, encoded by the coding sequence ATGAGTTCTGCTGTTCTTTTATTGGTTAACGCCCTAGTCCAGTTTTTGGCGATTTACAATGTGCTGCTGGTGGTTCGGATTCTTTTGAGTTGGTTTCCGAATATTGATTTCTACAATCCGCCTTTTTCAATTTTGAGCCAATTAACTGATCCTTATTTGAATCTTTTTCGCTCGCTTATTCCGCCCATTGGTGGCTTAGATTTTTCTCCTTTTTTGGCATTTATTTTGCTGAATGTTCTTCAGAGTGTAATTGGTCAAATACCGGCTTTGTTGTCATTTCCAACGGCTGGTTTTTAG